The following coding sequences are from one Campylobacter sp. RM16187 window:
- a CDS encoding TPM domain-containing protein — MALAVEAEALAAAEPAASGRVSIKEVVMNKILISLMVVFSFVFAQSNFPELSGAVIDKSGLLNEVARSDLSRRISEHESKYGNKLIVVAVKLKKEEYITSYAQNLAKHWNIDDKTAILVVSYDLKDYLNSRAIIVTNGDWLKGDSITSDIIEAKLSERNINGAFKLGVIKTLEFMDDDKSNDYTTHPYEDATFAMLAISIFGGLVLWIVSYKFNLLFLTQVGMSSVLSGMLTLFLMKALPYGLPSFLFFGIVFVFTLLTMRIEMREDGSRYVNLGFLNYKEGKRGLRA, encoded by the coding sequence GTGGCGCTAGCGGTGGAGGCGGAAGCTTTGGCGGCGGCGGAGCCAGCGGCAAGTGGTAGAGTTAGTATAAAAGAGGTTGTTATGAATAAAATTTTGATATCTTTAATGGTTGTTTTTAGCTTTGTCTTTGCTCAGTCAAATTTCCCCGAGCTTTCAGGCGCTGTCATAGATAAATCAGGTCTGCTAAATGAAGTTGCTAGGAGCGATCTTAGCAGGAGGATAAGTGAGCATGAGTCTAAATACGGCAACAAACTCATAGTGGTTGCGGTAAAACTAAAAAAAGAAGAGTACATCACTTCTTACGCTCAAAATCTTGCAAAACACTGGAATATAGACGATAAGACGGCTATTTTGGTTGTATCTTACGACTTGAAAGACTATCTAAATTCAAGAGCGATTATCGTTACGAATGGCGACTGGCTTAAAGGCGATTCGATAACATCAGATATTATAGAGGCTAAACTGAGCGAAAGAAATATCAACGGCGCTTTTAAGCTGGGTGTGATCAAGACTTTAGAATTTATGGATGATGATAAGAGCAATGACTACACAACCCATCCTTATGAAGATGCTACTTTCGCTATGCTTGCGATCTCGATATTTGGAGGGCTTGTTTTGTGGATCGTGAGTTATAAGTTTAATCTTCTTTTTTTGACTCAAGTCGGTATGTCTTCTGTGCTCTCAGGCATGCTAACTTTGTTTTTGATGAAAGCCTTGCCTTACGGTTTGCCTTCTTTTTTATTTTTTGGTATCGTCTTTGTATTTACACTTTTAACTATGCGTATAGAGATGAGAGAAGATGGCAGCAGATACGTAAATTTGGGCTTTTTAAACTATAAAGAAGGCAAAAGAGGCTTAAGAGCTTAG
- a CDS encoding TPM domain-containing protein, with protein MRKILFVLLAFMSLFSAEISLPEFTGRVVDEANILTKGAKDSLTATLEAHEKATGSQIIVATVKSLDKYSIESYSLALARKWAIGQKNKDNGVLLLVAPNEKEIRIEVGYGFEGVLTDAISKSIIEKVMVPKFKSGDFEEGVLEGVARILDFTDEDASNDIVKEQVFVDNVLLVIAFLIASCSVFIFIGRLSGRRVIGDVGSSIFGSIMLGGFVGAIISAPIDPIIYKTLAILVSIVAVFPYVLKEIMNTPDEKLIYGWKEGVDSYKYFVESEGSSGSGASGGGGSFGGGGASGKW; from the coding sequence ATGAGAAAGATATTATTTGTTTTACTAGCTTTTATGTCACTCTTTTCGGCTGAAATTTCACTTCCTGAGTTTACGGGCAGGGTTGTGGATGAGGCAAATATACTAACTAAAGGGGCAAAAGATAGCTTAACTGCGACACTTGAAGCCCATGAAAAAGCAACCGGTAGTCAAATCATAGTCGCAACTGTAAAATCGCTTGATAAATACTCCATAGAAAGTTACTCTTTAGCTCTTGCAAGAAAGTGGGCTATAGGTCAAAAAAATAAAGATAACGGAGTGCTGTTGTTAGTAGCTCCAAACGAAAAGGAAATTCGCATAGAAGTTGGATACGGATTTGAAGGAGTTCTAACCGACGCAATAAGCAAGAGTATAATCGAAAAGGTAATGGTTCCAAAATTTAAAAGCGGTGATTTTGAAGAGGGAGTATTAGAAGGCGTCGCTAGAATTTTGGATTTTACCGATGAAGATGCAAGCAACGATATAGTAAAAGAGCAGGTATTTGTCGATAATGTTTTGCTTGTCATTGCCTTTTTGATAGCCTCTTGTTCTGTTTTTATATTTATAGGTAGGCTAAGCGGACGTAGAGTTATAGGCGATGTAGGCTCTAGTATCTTTGGTTCGATTATGCTAGGAGGCTTTGTCGGAGCTATTATCAGCGCACCGATAGATCCTATAATATATAAAACATTAGCCATTTTAGTAAGTATAGTAGCCGTTTTTCCTTATGTACTAAAAGAGATTATGAATACACCTGATGAAAAATTAATATACGGCTGGAAAGAAGGAGTCGATAGCTATAAGTACTTCGTTGAAAGCGAAGGCAGTAGCGGCAGTGGCGCTAGCGGTGGAGGCGGAAGCTTTGGCGGCGGCGGAGCCAGCGGCAAGTGGTAG
- a CDS encoding TPM domain-containing protein, which translates to MKKILTLLFISVTIFAADIKFPELTGRVVDEAGILKQETKDKLTEILANHEKNTTNQVVVVTVNSLQGQDIESYSLKLGRHWGIGQKDKNNGVLLVVAPNEREVRIEVGYGLEGSLTDATASSIIQRIIVPKFKNSDVDQGVLQATYKILDFIDNDANNNYVTDPMEDMFFTVFASMVGGSLILVFISKLIKYRIVSDIATSVLVSSLLGFFIGVLVSAFTGSVMLSIIVAAVVTVAIFIFVFNSIRKMPRGLLKSGGYAGGSSGGFGGGSRGGGFSGGGGSFGGGGASGRW; encoded by the coding sequence ATGAAAAAAATTTTAACCCTCTTATTTATATCCGTAACTATTTTTGCTGCGGATATAAAATTCCCTGAGCTTACAGGCAGAGTAGTAGATGAAGCTGGAATTTTAAAACAAGAGACAAAAGATAAGCTCACAGAAATTCTTGCAAACCATGAAAAAAACACTACAAATCAAGTTGTAGTAGTTACGGTAAACTCTTTACAGGGTCAAGATATAGAGTCTTACTCTTTAAAGCTTGGAAGACATTGGGGTATCGGTCAAAAAGATAAAAATAACGGTGTGTTACTTGTCGTTGCTCCAAATGAAAGAGAGGTTCGTATAGAAGTAGGATATGGGCTTGAAGGCTCTTTAACGGATGCAACGGCTAGCAGTATAATACAAAGGATTATTGTTCCGAAATTTAAAAACTCGGACGTAGATCAAGGAGTATTGCAAGCAACTTATAAAATACTTGATTTTATAGATAATGATGCTAATAATAATTATGTGACAGATCCTATGGAAGATATGTTTTTTACTGTATTTGCTAGTATGGTAGGAGGCTCGCTTATCCTAGTTTTTATTAGCAAGTTGATTAAGTATAGGATTGTGAGCGACATTGCTACTTCTGTGTTAGTGTCTAGTTTGCTAGGATTTTTTATAGGAGTTCTTGTCAGTGCATTTACCGGTTCTGTTATGCTTTCTATAATAGTAGCTGCGGTTGTAACAGTGGCAATTTTTATATTTGTCTTTAACAGCATAAGAAAGATGCCAAGAGGACTTTTAAAGAGCGGCGGCTATGCGGGCGGCAGTAGCGGCGGATTTGGCGGTGGAAGTAGAGGAGGCGGCTTTAGCGGCGGAGGTGGAAGCTTTGGCGGTGGCGGAGCCAGCGGTAGGTGGTAA
- a CDS encoding LemA family protein, with the protein MKGLAGLLVVVAIFGGIFLKYYNQVPTLDETTKEKWSQVQNQYKRRADLIPNLVNTVQGYAAHEKGVFAEVTEARSKVSQMKIDASTIEDPRKLKEFEEAQKTLGGALGRLMAISENYPQLKADQNFLALQSQLEGTENRIAVARMDYIAAVKEYNLVLRTFPGKFVAQIFHPDAKIKETFEASESEQKTPEVSFK; encoded by the coding sequence ATGAAAGGATTAGCAGGACTTTTAGTCGTAGTTGCGATTTTTGGAGGAATTTTCTTAAAGTATTACAATCAAGTTCCGACACTTGACGAGACTACCAAAGAGAAGTGGTCGCAGGTGCAAAACCAGTATAAGAGGCGTGCTGATCTTATACCTAATTTAGTTAACACGGTGCAAGGATATGCGGCTCACGAAAAGGGTGTATTTGCAGAAGTTACAGAGGCTAGAAGTAAAGTTTCGCAGATGAAGATAGATGCTAGTACTATTGAGGATCCAAGAAAGCTTAAAGAATTTGAAGAGGCTCAAAAAACTCTCGGTGGAGCACTTGGAAGACTTATGGCTATTAGTGAAAACTATCCGCAGTTAAAAGCCGATCAAAATTTCTTAGCTCTTCAGTCTCAGCTTGAGGGCACTGAAAACCGCATCGCCGTAGCTAGAATGGACTATATTGCTGCAGTTAAGGAGTATAATTTAGTGCTAAGAACTTTTCCTGGTAAATTTGTAGCACAAATTTTTCATCCTGACGCTAAGATAAAAGAGACTTTTGAGGCTAGTGAAAGCGAGCAAAAGACACCGGAAGTTTCGTTTAAATAG
- a CDS encoding tetratricopeptide repeat protein has translation MKRLIFSALAICLGFSFVQAGQDYANGVNARNKGDMVSAIQFFHASCFNKNNDLACYEAGKIYEFGFGGKVKKDQSLAQQAYQKCCDKTGRSDCCSKVGKDSGGGQVQEGSDFSRYVTACEGGDSAACNKAYKISKEKFFAQKSCDLGDLSGCNDLGNFYYGANDYKKSFELWEQGCKKNHGLSCRNLAYSYREGKGVSQNVEKAIKILEPLCEGERPQDCLVLGIIYKDDQYGKKDILKAYNFISKACASGKSKDACKVINSPEFMAVACDGGNGEACRNLGFAYAAQKDSKAVEYFVKSCEYKLAAGCAGLGFLYLKGGLVEKNEAEAKKYFKLGCDLGNKTGCDELANF, from the coding sequence ATGAAAAGGCTTATTTTTTCGGCTTTAGCGATATGCCTAGGTTTTTCTTTCGTGCAAGCGGGACAAGATTACGCCAATGGAGTTAATGCAAGAAATAAAGGCGATATGGTAAGTGCGATTCAGTTTTTTCACGCCAGTTGTTTTAATAAAAATAACGATTTGGCTTGCTACGAGGCGGGTAAAATTTATGAATTCGGCTTTGGTGGAAAAGTAAAAAAAGATCAGTCTTTAGCTCAACAAGCCTATCAAAAATGCTGCGATAAAACAGGCAGAAGCGATTGCTGCTCTAAAGTCGGAAAAGATAGTGGCGGAGGACAAGTTCAGGAGGGCTCTGATTTTTCCAGATACGTAACCGCGTGTGAAGGCGGCGACTCCGCAGCATGCAATAAGGCTTACAAAATAAGCAAAGAGAAATTTTTCGCGCAAAAATCTTGCGATCTTGGCGATCTTAGCGGTTGCAACGATTTAGGTAATTTTTACTACGGCGCTAATGATTACAAAAAAAGCTTTGAACTATGGGAGCAAGGTTGCAAGAAAAACCACGGACTATCTTGCCGAAATTTGGCATATTCTTATAGAGAAGGCAAAGGCGTAAGCCAAAATGTAGAAAAAGCCATTAAAATTTTAGAGCCTCTTTGCGAAGGCGAAAGACCTCAAGATTGCTTGGTTTTAGGGATTATATATAAAGACGATCAATACGGAAAAAAAGATATACTAAAAGCTTATAATTTTATTAGTAAGGCTTGCGCAAGCGGTAAATCCAAAGACGCTTGCAAGGTCATTAATAGTCCTGAATTTATGGCGGTGGCTTGCGATGGCGGAAACGGCGAAGCGTGCAGAAATTTAGGCTTTGCGTATGCAGCGCAAAAGGATTCTAAGGCTGTTGAGTATTTTGTAAAGTCTTGCGAATATAAACTTGCCGCAGGTTGCGCGGGACTAGGGTTTTTGTATTTAAAAGGCGGTTTAGTCGAAAAAAATGAGGCTGAAGCTAAAAAATACTTTAAACTGGGTTGTGATTTAGGTAATAAAACAGGTTGCGACGAGTTGGCGAATTTTTAA
- a CDS encoding acetyl-CoA carboxylase subunit A, which produces MIHKILIANRGEIAVRIIRACKDLHIKNVAIYTKPDQDCLHVKVADEAYQIGIDPIKGYLDAKRIVEVAKACGADAIHPGYGFLSENYEFAKEVQDAGLIFIGPNADVIRKMGNKNIARYLMNKNGIPVVPGTEKLNNETMEDIKLFAEKIGYPVILKASGGGGGRGIRVVWKEEELENSFESCKREAKAFFNNDEVFMEKYVINPRHIEFQIVGDKYGNIIHLAERDCSIQRRHQKILEIAPSPSISENLRKSMGVTAVAAAKAVNYTNAGTVEFLLDDYNNFYFMEMNTRIQVEHGVTEEITGVDLIVMQIRIAAGDILHMQQSDVVTQGFAIEARITAEDAWQNFIPSPGRISGYYPALGPSVRVDSHLYKDYQIPPFYDSLLAKLIVRATSYDLAVNKLKRALDEFTIEGDVKTTIPFLLSISKERDFRRGFFDTSYTETKMPSLLENMKTKDNESNEEVIAAITAAIQKVKENRKLKEEL; this is translated from the coding sequence GTGATACATAAAATTCTAATTGCTAACCGTGGCGAAATAGCCGTGCGAATCATTCGCGCCTGCAAAGACCTACACATCAAAAACGTAGCCATCTACACAAAGCCCGATCAAGACTGCCTTCACGTAAAAGTTGCCGACGAGGCTTATCAGATAGGCATAGATCCGATCAAAGGCTATCTTGACGCCAAGCGTATCGTAGAGGTTGCCAAAGCCTGCGGAGCAGACGCCATACATCCCGGATACGGATTTTTAAGTGAAAATTACGAATTTGCAAAAGAGGTGCAAGACGCCGGACTAATATTTATCGGTCCAAACGCGGACGTAATCCGCAAAATGGGTAATAAAAACATAGCTCGCTATCTAATGAACAAAAACGGAATTCCCGTAGTTCCTGGCACTGAAAAGCTAAATAACGAAACCATGGAAGATATCAAACTTTTTGCCGAAAAGATCGGTTATCCCGTTATATTAAAAGCAAGCGGAGGCGGAGGCGGAAGGGGAATTCGCGTCGTGTGGAAAGAAGAAGAGCTTGAAAATAGCTTTGAAAGTTGCAAGCGCGAAGCCAAGGCGTTTTTCAACAACGATGAAGTATTTATGGAAAAATACGTCATCAACCCACGCCATATCGAATTTCAAATCGTGGGCGACAAATACGGCAACATCATTCACTTAGCCGAGCGTGACTGCTCTATCCAGCGCAGACACCAGAAAATTTTAGAGATCGCACCAAGTCCAAGTATCAGCGAAAATTTGCGTAAAAGCATGGGCGTAACGGCGGTTGCGGCGGCAAAGGCGGTTAATTATACCAATGCCGGAACGGTTGAGTTTTTGCTTGATGATTATAACAATTTTTATTTTATGGAGATGAACACAAGAATTCAGGTTGAACACGGGGTAACCGAAGAGATAACCGGAGTCGATCTAATCGTAATGCAGATAAGAATCGCAGCCGGCGACATCCTTCACATGCAGCAAAGCGATGTCGTCACTCAAGGCTTTGCTATAGAGGCTCGTATCACAGCTGAGGACGCGTGGCAAAATTTCATCCCAAGCCCGGGGCGAATTTCAGGCTACTACCCTGCCCTTGGTCCTAGTGTGCGCGTAGATAGCCATCTTTACAAAGATTATCAAATTCCGCCGTTTTACGATAGCTTGCTTGCAAAACTTATCGTGCGTGCGACAAGCTACGATCTAGCGGTAAATAAGCTAAAGCGCGCGCTAGATGAATTTACTATAGAAGGCGACGTAAAAACAACTATCCCGTTTTTGCTAAGCATTAGCAAGGAGCGTGACTTTAGACGTGGATTTTTTGATACTTCATACACAGAAACCAAGATGCCGTCATTGCTTGAAAATATGAAAACAAAAGATAATGAGAGCAATGAAGAGGTAATAGCTGCAATAACTGCGGCAATCCAAAAAGTAAAAGAAAATAGAAAGCTAAAAGAGGAACTTTAA
- a CDS encoding arginyltransferase, which produces MTISFCTLPGLCPYLKDRDSRMEYSYISDCDFDTNDAMVKHGFRRFGRYFSKPNCNNCQECVSIRVDAQNFKFSKSVRRTIKKNTNTSIFISDPIVDEEHLRLYKKYHKFMEKKREWKYYELDLVKYYDLYVAGYGDFGKEISYYVDKRLVGVDLIDIIKDGISSIYFYYDPDFAYLSLGKFSIYQQIYLALRLNLRWIYLGYYVKNCPSLVYKNEYKPYEGLKEYVNLDKEPIWESLER; this is translated from the coding sequence ATGACGATATCCTTTTGTACACTTCCTGGTCTTTGTCCATATCTTAAAGACAGAGACTCAAGGATGGAGTATAGTTATATAAGTGATTGTGATTTTGATACAAATGACGCGATGGTAAAACATGGCTTTAGGAGATTTGGCAGATATTTTTCTAAGCCAAATTGTAATAACTGCCAAGAGTGCGTCAGTATAAGAGTTGATGCTCAAAATTTTAAATTTAGTAAATCCGTTCGCAGAACAATTAAAAAAAATACAAATACTTCTATATTTATTTCAGATCCGATTGTAGACGAAGAGCATCTAAGACTGTATAAAAAATATCATAAATTTATGGAGAAAAAGAGAGAGTGGAAGTATTACGAACTTGACCTAGTAAAATACTATGATCTTTATGTAGCCGGATATGGAGATTTTGGCAAAGAGATCTCTTACTATGTAGATAAAAGGCTTGTCGGAGTTGACCTTATAGATATTATAAAGGATGGGATTTCATCAATTTATTTTTACTACGATCCTGATTTTGCCTATCTATCTTTAGGAAAATTTTCTATATACCAGCAAATTTATCTAGCATTAAGACTAAATTTGCGTTGGATATACTTAGGATATTATGTCAAAAACTGCCCTAGCTTGGTATATAAAAATGAATATAAGCCTTATGAAGGTTTGAAAGAATATGTAAATCTTGATAAAGAGCCTATCTGGGAGAGTCTGGAACGCTAA
- a CDS encoding adenylosuccinate lyase, which yields MNIRQTLESLSIETSDGRLFSELQAMMKKNFTKTLGKKDKIISFYDENEIIQRKYFFKFITKIYNQTHKDELNIKFAEYITIKLLYKQENSLKITIFADIEFVDNEARFRFDRPNALFISYIAQKFKKSQIFINDDQNYLIIKIANANETSGFDELFDKSEHMRFCTYFRYDKDKFIKFKREANIQNSQKFVRRFSALADLFSEHFKTLECGQNSDFESVRSRYLELVKIYHPDRHAQKSEKIKKEYREKFEKIQNAYESLKPYFKEQEIFVSA from the coding sequence ATGAATATAAGGCAAACTTTAGAATCTTTAAGCATCGAAACAAGCGACGGCAGACTTTTTTCCGAACTTCAAGCAATGATGAAAAAAAATTTCACCAAAACTCTTGGAAAAAAGGATAAGATAATCTCATTTTACGATGAAAATGAGATAATTCAGAGAAAATATTTTTTTAAATTTATTACTAAAATTTATAACCAGACACATAAAGACGAGCTAAATATCAAATTTGCAGAATACATCACAATCAAACTACTGTATAAGCAAGAAAATTCTCTGAAAATTACCATCTTTGCAGATATCGAATTTGTAGATAACGAGGCAAGATTTAGATTTGACAGACCGAATGCTTTATTTATAAGCTATATTGCTCAAAAATTTAAAAAATCTCAAATTTTTATAAATGACGATCAAAATTACCTTATCATAAAAATAGCCAATGCGAACGAAACATCAGGATTTGATGAACTCTTTGATAAAAGTGAACATATGAGATTTTGCACATATTTTAGATACGACAAAGATAAATTTATAAAATTTAAACGTGAAGCCAATATTCAAAATTCACAAAAATTTGTTCGCAGATTCTCAGCCTTAGCAGACTTATTTTCAGAACATTTTAAAACACTTGAATGTGGGCAAAATAGTGATTTTGAAAGTGTTAGAAGCAGATATCTTGAGCTTGTCAAAATTTATCATCCAGACCGTCATGCACAAAAGTCTGAAAAAATAAAAAAAGAATATAGAGAAAAATTTGAAAAAATTCAAAACGCTTACGAGAGCTTAAAACCGTATTTTAAAGAGCAAGAGATATTTGTAAGTGCCTAG
- a CDS encoding RNA polymerase factor sigma-54, with product MLRQTESLALKGKLSATLRSWLPILSSSIEELKETLEPFVADNPFVTIEHRSQNYFKKNYFTEISKNSVSDSIETYTIFKESLYDKLISQIDKPLFPTKKSQDIAKKIVECLNDEGYFNWDDEIFTGFDRDEVERVRSRFAYLEPCGVGAYDYKESFLFQLNEFELDDELYKSAKFIIENFENLDRITKINRYDEAIAIVRKFKNPPAIEYLSDQVAKIPDIFISSGSAGIEIGVNDEFYPEILLDTEGLDTKNEFVSSRIKEAKDLVDALDMRKATLRKIALMIVEYQYDYFFGGDMKPMKLKDIADDLGRNPSTISRAISNKYLQCSRGLVPIKSFFSAAIDEEVSNSTIKDFVTDIVKNENPQKPLSDLKILELIQSKFGVTMVRRTITKYRKALNIGSSSERKRIYMMQG from the coding sequence ATGTTGCGTCAAACAGAGTCGCTTGCCTTAAAAGGTAAGTTATCTGCCACTCTTAGAAGCTGGCTTCCGATATTAAGTTCAAGCATTGAAGAGTTAAAAGAGACGCTGGAGCCATTTGTCGCAGACAATCCATTTGTAACTATAGAACATAGAAGTCAAAACTATTTTAAAAAGAACTACTTTACTGAAATTTCTAAAAATTCAGTTAGTGACAGTATTGAAACTTATACTATTTTTAAAGAGAGTTTGTATGATAAGCTAATATCTCAAATAGATAAACCTCTTTTCCCTACGAAAAAATCTCAAGATATCGCAAAAAAGATAGTAGAGTGCCTTAACGATGAAGGGTATTTTAATTGGGATGATGAAATTTTTACAGGGTTTGATAGAGATGAAGTGGAGCGAGTTAGGAGCAGATTTGCCTATCTTGAGCCGTGTGGTGTAGGGGCGTATGATTATAAAGAGAGTTTTTTGTTTCAGCTTAATGAATTTGAGCTTGATGACGAGCTATACAAGAGTGCTAAATTTATAATAGAAAATTTTGAAAATTTAGACAGGATTACTAAAATCAACAGGTATGATGAGGCTATTGCTATAGTGCGTAAGTTTAAAAATCCTCCTGCAATTGAGTATTTAAGCGATCAAGTAGCAAAAATTCCAGATATTTTTATAAGTAGTGGCAGTGCCGGAATAGAGATAGGTGTAAATGATGAATTTTACCCTGAAATTTTACTTGATACAGAAGGTCTTGATACTAAAAATGAGTTTGTAAGTAGTCGTATAAAAGAAGCAAAAGATCTTGTAGATGCCCTTGATATGCGCAAAGCAACTCTTAGAAAAATAGCTTTAATGATAGTAGAATATCAATATGATTATTTTTTCGGTGGAGATATGAAGCCAATGAAGCTAAAAGATATTGCCGATGATCTTGGCAGGAATCCATCCACTATTTCTAGGGCGATCTCAAATAAATATCTGCAGTGTTCGCGAGGCTTGGTGCCTATAAAAAGCTTTTTTTCCGCAGCTATTGATGAAGAAGTCTCAAATTCCACAATTAAGGATTTTGTGACTGATATTGTGAAAAACGAAAATCCGCAAAAACCTCTAAGCGATCTTAAAATTTTAGAGCTCATACAATCAAAATTTGGTGTAACTATGGTAAGAAGAACTATCACAAAGTATAGAAAAGCCTTAAATATAGGTAGCTCTAGCGAAAGAAAAAGAATATATATGATGCAAGGCTAG
- the lptB gene encoding LPS export ABC transporter ATP-binding protein — protein MHKLEIKELKKTIKKSNIIKGISLEVKSGEVVGLLGPNGAGKTTTFYMICGLITPSSGNILLDDVDITNVPLHKRAQMGIGYLPQESSIFKDLSVEENLLLGAEILYKDSDIIEKKVNEMLNLLNIEPIRLRKGVSLSGGERRRCEIARSLMITPKFLLLDEPFAGVDPIAVFDIQNIVRDLKNLGIGVLITDHNVRETLAICDRAYVIKDGSLLAFGNAKEVANDKLVKTHYLGEEFRLLE, from the coding sequence GTGCATAAACTTGAGATAAAAGAGCTAAAAAAAACTATTAAAAAATCAAATATAATTAAAGGAATCTCTCTTGAGGTAAAAAGCGGAGAAGTTGTGGGTCTGCTTGGTCCAAATGGGGCCGGCAAGACGACAACTTTTTATATGATTTGTGGATTAATTACTCCAAGTAGCGGAAATATACTGCTTGATGATGTCGATATTACAAATGTTCCGCTTCATAAACGAGCACAGATGGGCATAGGATATCTACCACAAGAATCTAGTATATTTAAAGATTTAAGCGTAGAGGAGAATTTACTTCTCGGGGCTGAAATTTTATACAAAGACAGTGATATTATAGAAAAAAAAGTCAATGAAATGTTAAATCTGCTAAATATTGAGCCGATTCGTCTAAGAAAGGGAGTGAGCCTAAGCGGAGGTGAGAGAAGGCGCTGTGAGATAGCAAGAAGCCTGATGATAACGCCTAAATTTTTACTTCTTGACGAGCCTTTCGCTGGAGTTGATCCTATAGCCGTCTTTGATATTCAAAATATAGTAAGAGATCTTAAAAATTTGGGAATAGGCGTATTAATAACCGATCATAATGTGCGTGAAACTTTGGCGATTTGCGATAGAGCGTATGTTATAAAAGACGGTTCTTTATTGGCTTTTGGAAATGCCAAAGAGGTGGCTAACGATAAACTCGTTAAAACCCATTATCTTGGCGAAGAATTTAGGCTTTTAGAATAA
- the tsaE gene encoding tRNA (adenosine(37)-N6)-threonylcarbamoyltransferase complex ATPase subunit type 1 TsaE, with product MKREFILNLNELDELAKILPKEGVVILRGDLASGKTTLVKAIAKARGIDSDVTSPTFSVMQGYENNVFHYDIFQNGFEGILKNGLFENFFEEGLHLVEWGDDELEDMLKKFNIAYVKILITPHERGRKYEVFGA from the coding sequence ATGAAGAGAGAATTTATTCTGAATTTAAATGAGCTTGATGAGCTTGCCAAAATTCTTCCAAAAGAGGGGGTTGTAATCTTAAGGGGTGATTTGGCTAGTGGCAAAACTACTTTAGTAAAAGCTATCGCTAAGGCTCGCGGTATAGATTCTGATGTTACTTCTCCTACTTTTTCTGTTATGCAAGGATATGAAAATAACGTATTTCACTATGATATTTTTCAAAATGGATTTGAAGGAATTTTAAAAAACGGACTATTTGAAAATTTTTTTGAAGAAGGGCTACACTTAGTAGAGTGGGGTGATGATGAGCTTGAGGATATGCTTAAAAAATTTAATATCGCTTATGTTAAAATTTTAATTACACCTCATGAAAGAGGGCGCAAATACGAGGTTTTCGGTGCATAA
- a CDS encoding RNA-binding S4 domain-containing protein, which translates to MRVDKFLNTVNITKRRAVSEDMCKSGVVSINGVVAKPAKEIKIGDKITIKFLAKEVSYEVLAIPVTKSIPKSAQSEYVKQL; encoded by the coding sequence ATGAGAGTAGATAAATTTTTAAATACAGTAAATATTACAAAGCGCCGTGCGGTCAGTGAAGATATGTGTAAAAGTGGCGTAGTAAGCATAAACGGAGTCGTAGCAAAGCCTGCCAAGGAGATTAAGATAGGTGACAAGATCACGATCAAATTTCTAGCCAAAGAAGTAAGCTACGAGGTTTTAGCCATCCCTGTTACAAAAAGTATCCCAAAATCAGCCCAAAGCGAGTATGTAAAACAGCTATGA